One Vigna unguiculata cultivar IT97K-499-35 chromosome 11, ASM411807v1, whole genome shotgun sequence DNA window includes the following coding sequences:
- the LOC114168741 gene encoding RING-H2 finger protein ATL57 translates to MEFSYRRLLMQNEDVPISTSMPPLPHAKHATNASSPQVSIGSPLEVSIRPVFTSSVAYVFLILFTTFFFIGFVFLYFQQHHSSSEPESGAIRRRSQSESVVAEKSLAVVADAARQGDCAICLEEVGEGEAVKMIAYCKHVFHADCIDRWLEKHVTCPVCRCCCEKCGEVESVTVRGDEGEDAEAFP, encoded by the coding sequence TTACCGCAGATTGCTGATGCAGAACGAGGACGTTCCAATCTCCACGTCCATGCCTCCTCTTCCTCACGCCAAACACGCCACAAACGCTTCCTCGCCGCAAGTGTCCATAGGAAGTCCTCTGGAAGTGTCCATTCGTCCGGTGTTCACTTCGAGCGTTGCCTACGTGTTCCTCATCCTCTTCACCACCTTCTTCTTCATCGGATTcgtgtttctctacttccaacAGCACCACTCGTCGTCGGAGCCCGAGTCCGGCGCCATCCGGCGGCGATCACAGTCGGAGTCCGTGGTGGCGGAGAAGTCTCTGGCGGTGGTGGCGGATGCGGCGAGGCAGGGGGATTGCGCGATATGTCTGGAGGAGGTCGGAGAGGGAGAGGCGGTGAAGATGATTGCGTACTGCAAGCACGTGTTCCACGCGGATTGCATTGACCGGTGGCTGGAGAAGCACGTGACGTGCCCCGTGTGCCGGTGCTGCTGCGAGAAGTGTGGAGAGGTGGAGTCGGTGACGGTTAGAGGAGACGAAGGAGAAGATGCAGAAGCGTTTCCGTAA